The genomic interval CGCCACGTCCACCAGGCGGCGGGTCAGGTAGCCCGAGTTCGCCGTCTTGAGCGCGGTGTCCGACAGACCTTTCCGCGCGCCGTGGGTCGAGTTGAAGTATTCAAGAACGGTCAGACCTTCCTTGAAGTTCGAGATGATCGGCGTCTCGATGATCTCGCCGTTCGGCTTGGCCATCAGGCCGCGCATGCCGCCCAGCTGCTTCATCTGGCTGACCGAACCGCGGGCGCCCGAATGCGCCATCATGTAGACCGAGTTCGGCTCCAGCTCGGCGCCGTTCTCGTCCTTCTTGGTGGCCGAGATGGTCTTCATCATGGCATCGGTGACGCGGTCGTTGCATTTCGACCAGGCATCGACGACCTTGTTGTATTTCTCGCCCTGGGTGATCAGGCCGTCCAGATACTGCTGCTCGAACTGCTTCACCTGGTCCTGAGTCTCCTCGACCAGGTCCCATTTCGTCGGCGGAACGACCATGTCGTCCTTGCCGAAGGAGATGCCGGCGCGGAACGCCTCGCGGAAGCCCAGGCCCATGATCTGGTCGCAGAAGATCACCGATTCCTTCTGGCCGCAGTAGCGGTAGACGGTGTCGATGACGTTCTGGATGTCCTTCTTGCGCAGCAGGCGGTTCACCAGCTCGAAGGGCGCCTTGGCGTTCTTGGGCAGCAGCGCGCCCAGACGGATCCGGCCCGGCGTGGTCTCGAAGCGCTTGATGACCTCGTTGCCGTTCTCGTCGATCTGCGGCAGGCGGGCGGTGATGCGGGCATGCAGATGCACCGCGCCGGAGGCCAGTGCGTGCTCCACCTCTTCGAGGTTGGCAAAGACCATGCCTTCGCCCTTCATGCCCTCGCGCTCCATGGTCGTGTAGTAAAGACCAAGGACCATGTCCTGCGACGGCACGATGATCGGCGCGCCGTTGGCGGGCGACAGCACGTTGTTCGTCGACATCATCAGCACGCGCGCTTCCAGCTGCGCCTCAAGCGACAGCGGGACGTGCACGGCCATCTGGTCGCCGTCGAAATCGGCGTTGAAGGCCGAGCAGACCAGCGGGTGCAGCTGGATCGCCTTGCCCTCGATCAGGATCGGCTCGAAGGCCTGGATGCCCAGGCGGTGCAGCGTCGGCGCGCGGTTCAGCAGCACCGGGTGCTCGCGGATCACCTCGTCCAGGATGTCCCAGACCTCGGGGCGTTCCTTCTCGACCAGCTTCTTGGCCTGCTTGACGGTGGACGACAGCCCCTTCGCCTCAAGCCGCGAATAGATGAAGGGCTTGAACAGCTCCAGCGCCATCTTCTTCGGCAGGCCGCACTGGTGCAGCTTCAGCTCGGGACCGGTCACGATCACCGAACGGCCCGAGAAGTCCACGCGCTTGCCCAGAAGGTTCTGGCGGAAGCGGCCCTGCTTGCCCTTCAGCATGTCCGACAGCGATTTCAGCGGACGCTTGTTGTTGCCGGTGATGACGCGACCGCGGCGGCCGTTGTCGAACAGCGCATCGACCGATTCCTGCAGCATCCGCTTTTCGTTGCGCACGATGATGTCGGGCGCGCGCAGCTCGATCAGGCGCTTGAGGCGGTTGTTGCGGTTGATGACCCGGCGATAGAGGTCGTTCAGGTCCGAGGTCGCGAAACGGCCGCCGTCCAGCGGAACCAGCGGACGCAGTTCCGGCGGGATGACCGGAATGACCGTCAGCACCATCCACTCGGGACGGTTGCCCGACTCGAGGAACGATTCAACGATCTTCAGCCGCTTGATGATCTTCTTCGGCTTCAGCTCGCCAGTCGCCTCTTTCAGCTCCTCGCGCAGTTGCTCGGCGGTGGCGGCCAGGTCGATATTGGCCAGCATCTCGCGGATCGCCTCGGCGCCGATATTGGCGGTGAAGGCGTCGGCGCCATACTGGTCCTGCGCGTCAAGGAATTCTTCCTCGGTCAGCAGCTGGCCATAGCTCAGGTCGGTCAGACCCGGCTCGATCACGACGTAGTTCTCGAAATACAGGATGCGCTCAAGATCGCGCAGCGTCATGTCCAGCATCAGGCCGATGCGCGAGGGCAGCGACTTCAGGAACCAGATATGCGCGACCGGGGCGGCCAGCTCGATATGGCCCATGCGCTCGCGCCGGACCTTTTGCAGCGTCACCTCGACGCCGCATTTCTCGCAGACCAGGCCGCGATATTTCATGCGCTTGTATTTGCCGCAGAGGCATTCGTAATCCTTGATCGGGCCAAAGATACGCGCGCAGAACAGACCGTCACGCTCGGGCTTGAACGTGCGGTAGTTGATGGTCTCGGGCTTCTTCACCTCGCCATAGGACCAGGCGAGGATTTCCTCGGGCGAGGCCAGCGAGATCTTGATTTCGTCGAACTGCCGCGGCGCAGCCAGCGGGTTCAGGGGGTTGGTGGCAAGTTCCTGGTTCATTTCCAAATCCTAATGAGGGGCGCGGTGGGGGAGATGAGGGGTCGCCCCCTCACTCCTCATCCTCCGCATCCAGGAGTTCCATGTTGAGGCCCAGACCCCGGACCTCCTTGACCAGAACGTTGAACGATTCCGGCACGCCGGCCTCGAAATTGTCCTCGCCCTTGACGATGCTCTCATAGACCTTGGTCCGGCCGGCCACGTCGTCCGACTTGACCGTCAGCATCTCTTGCAGGGTGTAGGCGGCGCCATAGGCTTCCAGGGCCCAGACCTCCATCTCACCCAGACGCTGGCCACCGAACTGCGCCTTGCCGCCCAGCGGCTGCTGGGTCACGAGGCTGTAGGGACCGGTCGAACGCGCGTGCATCTTGTCGTCGACAAGGTGGTGCAGCTTCAGGACGTATTTCATCCCGACGGTGACCGGGCGGGCGAACTGCTCGCCGGTGCGGCCGTCGAAGACGATGGACTGGCCCGAGGTGTCGAAGCCGGCACGGCGCAGCGCGTCGTTCACATCCGCCTCTTTCGCGCCGTCGAAGACCGGCGTGGCGATCGGAACACCGGCGCGCACCGCATCGGCATGCTCCAGCAGGGACTCGTCATCCATGCCCTCGAAGGTCTCGGCATAGAACTCGTCGCCATAGCCGTTCCGCATCGCGTCGCGCACCGGGGTCATGTCGCCCTTGCGGCGATAGTCCTGCAGCGCCTCGTCGATCTTGATGCCGAGACCGCGCGAGGCCCAGCCCATATGCGTCTCGAGGATCTGGCCGACGTTCATCCGCGACGGCACGCCCAGCGGGTTCATCACCAGGTCGACGGGGGTGCCGTCGGCCAGGAAGGGCATGTCCTCCATCGGCACGACCTTGGAGACGACGCCCTTGTTGCCGTGACGACCGGCCATCTTGTCGCCGGCCTGCAGCTTGCGCTTCACCGCGACGAAGACCTTGACCATCTTCATCACGCCCGGGGGCAGGTCGTCGCCCTGGCGCACCTTCTCGACCTTGTCGTCGAAACGGTTGTCCAGAGCCCGCTTCTGGGCGTCGAACTGCTGGTTCAGCGCCTCGACTTC from Paracoccus sp. MA carries:
- the rpoC gene encoding DNA-directed RNA polymerase subunit beta'; this encodes MNQELATNPLNPLAAPRQFDEIKISLASPEEILAWSYGEVKKPETINYRTFKPERDGLFCARIFGPIKDYECLCGKYKRMKYRGLVCEKCGVEVTLQKVRRERMGHIELAAPVAHIWFLKSLPSRIGLMLDMTLRDLERILYFENYVVIEPGLTDLSYGQLLTEEEFLDAQDQYGADAFTANIGAEAIREMLANIDLAATAEQLREELKEATGELKPKKIIKRLKIVESFLESGNRPEWMVLTVIPVIPPELRPLVPLDGGRFATSDLNDLYRRVINRNNRLKRLIELRAPDIIVRNEKRMLQESVDALFDNGRRGRVITGNNKRPLKSLSDMLKGKQGRFRQNLLGKRVDFSGRSVIVTGPELKLHQCGLPKKMALELFKPFIYSRLEAKGLSSTVKQAKKLVEKERPEVWDILDEVIREHPVLLNRAPTLHRLGIQAFEPILIEGKAIQLHPLVCSAFNADFDGDQMAVHVPLSLEAQLEARVLMMSTNNVLSPANGAPIIVPSQDMVLGLYYTTMEREGMKGEGMVFANLEEVEHALASGAVHLHARITARLPQIDENGNEVIKRFETTPGRIRLGALLPKNAKAPFELVNRLLRKKDIQNVIDTVYRYCGQKESVIFCDQIMGLGFREAFRAGISFGKDDMVVPPTKWDLVEETQDQVKQFEQQYLDGLITQGEKYNKVVDAWSKCNDRVTDAMMKTISATKKDENGAELEPNSVYMMAHSGARGSVSQMKQLGGMRGLMAKPNGEIIETPIISNFKEGLTVLEYFNSTHGARKGLSDTALKTANSGYLTRRLVDVAQDCIIREHDCGTDRAITASAAVNDGEVVSPLSERVLGRVAAEDVLVPGEDVVIVRKNELIDERKADEIEGAGVQNVRIRSALTCESDDGVCALCYGRDLARGTLVNIGEAVGIIAAQSIGEPGTQLTMRTFHIGGIAQGGQQSFIAAAQEGTVAFDNESTLENANGELIVMSRNMQLHIKSATGDTLASHKLFYGSKLFVREGDAVARGQKMFEWDPYTLPIIAEKAGVAKYVDLLSGISVRDETDDATGMTQKIVTDWRSAPKGNELKPEIIIVDADGEPVRNEQGNPVTYPMSVDAILSVEDGQEIKAGDVVARIPREGAKTKDITGGLPRVAELFEARRPKDHAIIAEIDGYVRFGKDYKNKRRIAIEPADDTLEPVEYMVPKGKHIPVQEGDFVQKGDYIMDGNPAPHDILRIMGIEALADYLIDEVQDVYRLQGVKINDKHIEVIVRQMLQKIEITDSGDTTLLKGEHVDRDEFEEENAKIEAKGGRPATGEPVLLGITKASLQTRSFISAASFQETTRVLTEAAVQGKRDKLVGLKENVIVGRLIPAGTGGATARVKRIATERDNEVIEARRAEAEAAAALIAPEDSPAEVGGDE